Proteins co-encoded in one Pararge aegeria chromosome 19, ilParAegt1.1, whole genome shotgun sequence genomic window:
- the LOC120632335 gene encoding hemicentin-2-like isoform X2 encodes MDHRMRVIAALISFVIISSPIYAFIPGADGPVIAQEALEGGNATLYCDTSTDILKDELMLQVWYKDDVPIYSYDARISSEWSSASYNTSGRLLADLQRQPTVLTVTNLRGDDQALYHCRVDYRLAPTRNVGVNLTVIVLPSQPFFLDEIGNKVEEKIGPYHEGDTLLLSCLVIGGRPPPRISWYSGDELVDASDGASDIPGVKENELYLPLTRANAESLSCRATNTPLTPPVIATLKIKLFLSAYNVTINWVRGTFEDALSAGRPAIVQCVARGSYPQPELTWWLDHRHLTQHSNQSWDNATRKAQSFLELTPAVTDNGATLACVATNTAMEPGRDSKADVIILNVTYSPIVELSKLGDGRLNEVVELDSLHLECEVKANPPVEKFTWYFNDIEIRPHSLWGSQIFSQTLLVEEATRRHAGRYSCAARNSVGETRAESINIDVFYPPECIDHGITMVKETLKCNVKALPPPDTFFWHIQPTDEDVQHLTTGSAILPLTQITGTLSRSLDTSCEAGNGIASQEKPCRRTFSFELLRPPQPQQCDLAYEYEEFQMRCIPVENATYYEVSVWRMSTSNASLMLERRGSMGYGMSQALAQGEGVPWLVRGPLGNLRAEDEVGASACNRYGCSGSLLLRPTDILLNSAAVPWWKFLLGKDVGISIGVVVLLAVFVLSSVLVIRVARRVRSKPAPVIQVLQLDEVAREYLDNIGGRA; translated from the exons ATGGACCATAGAATGCGCGTCATCGCGGCGCTTATATCTTTCGTGATCATTTCATCACCTATCTACGCTTTTATACCTGGTGCCGATG GGCCAGTTATAGCCCAGGAGGCGCTGGAGGGTGGCAACGCTACACTATACTGTGATACTTCTACTGACATTCTAAAAGATGAGCTGATGCTTCAAGTATGGTACAAAGACGATGTACCTATTTATAG TTATGACGCTAGGATATCAAGTGAATGGTCAAGCGCGTCTTACAATACGAGCGGGCGACTTCTAGCTGATCTGCAGAGACAGCCCACTGTCCTGACGGTGACAAACCTGAGGGGCGACGACCAAGCTTTGTACCATTGTCGGGTGGATTACCGTCTCGCACCCACTAGAAACGTTGGCGTCAACTTAACTGTTATTG TTCTACCAAGTCAACCGTTCTTTCTCGATGAGATTGGGAATAAAGTTGAGGAAAAGATAGGACCATACCACGAAGGCGACACTTTGCTTCTTAGCTGCTTAGTTATTGGAG GTCGACCTCCACCTCGTATCAGCTGGTATTCCGGCGATGAGCTGGTTGACGCTTCAGATGGCGCTAGTGACATTCCTGGCGTGAAAGAGAACGAACTATATCTACCTCTCACTCGGGCCAACGCAGAGTCGTTGTCTTGTAGAGCAACCAATACACCTCTCACACCGCCTGTAATAGCTACTTTGAAAATTAAACTCTTTT tatccgCCTACAACGTAACAATTAATTGGGTTCGCGGGACCTTTGAAGATGCACTTAGCGCTGGTAGACCAGCTATTGTACAGTGTGTAGCGCGCGGTTCCTACCCCCAACCCGAGCTGACCTGGTGGCTGGACCACCGTCATCTTACGCAACACAGCAATCAG AGCTGGGACAATGCGACCCGCAAAGCACAGTCGTTCTTGGAGCTGACCCCCGCCGTGACCGACAATGGCGCGACGCTGGCGTGCGTCGCAACAAACACTGCCATGGAGCCTGGCCGAGACTCAAAGGCTGACGTCATCATTCTTAATGTTACCT aTAGTCCAATAGTAGAATTATCCAAATTAGGAGATGGAAGACTGAACGAAGTGGTAGAGTTGGATAGTTTGCACCTGGAGTGCGAAGTGAAAGCCAACCCGCCAGTTGAAAAGTTTACATGGTATTTTAAT GATATAGAAATAAGGCCGCACAGTTTGTGGGGCAGCCAAATTTTCTCGCAAACCCTGCTGGTTGAGGAAGCGACGCGGAGACACGCTGGACGATACTCCTGCGCAGCTCGCAACAGCGTGGGAGAAACGAGAGCTGAATCCATCAATATAGATGTATTTt atccACCAGAATGTATTGACCACGGCATTACTATGGTGAAAGAAACCTTGAAATGTAACGTGAAAGCGTTACCACCGCCAGATACCTTTTTTTGGCACATCCAACCTACAGATGAGGACGTACAGCATCTTACCACTGGTTCGGCAATCCTACCACTCACGCAAATTACCGGGACACTATCAAGGAGCCTAGATACCAGTTGTGAAGCCGGAAACGGTATCGCGTCTCAAGAGAAGCCCTGTAGAAGGACTTTCAGCTTTGAGCTATTGAGGCCCCCGCAGCCGCAGCAATGCGACCTTGCGTATGAATACGAGGAATTTCAAATGAGATGTATTCCAG TTGAAAACGCAACGTACTACGAAGTCTCGGTTTGGCGAATGTCAACATCAAATGCTTCATTGATGCTAGAAAGACGAGGATCCATGGGATATGGGATGAGCCAGGCTTTAGCCCAAGGAGAAGGCGTCCCGTGGCTGGTGAGAGGACCCCTTGGAAACTTACGAGCGGAAGACGAAGTTGGCGCTTCTGCCTGTAACAGATACGGTTGCTCCGGCTCACTCCTGTTAAGACCTACAGATATATTGTTAAATTCTGCTGCTGTGCCGTGGTGGAAAT TTCTACTCGGAAAAGACGTGGGTATATCCATCGGAGTTGTAGTATTACTGGCAGTTTTCGTCCTATCTTCAGTTCTGGTAATACGCGTCGCTCGCCGCGTCCGGTCAAAGCCTGCACCCGTCATACAGGTTCTGCAGCTTGATGAGGTCGCGCGAGAATATCTTGATAATATAGGAGGTAG AGCATAA
- the LOC120632335 gene encoding hemicentin-2-like isoform X1 → MDHRMRVIAALISFVIISSPIYAFIPGADGPVIAQEALEGGNATLYCDTSTDILKDELMLQVWYKDDVPIYSYDARISSEWSSASYNTSGRLLADLQRQPTVLTVTNLRGDDQALYHCRVDYRLAPTRNVGVNLTVIVLPSQPFFLDEIGNKVEEKIGPYHEGDTLLLSCLVIGGRPPPRISWYSGDELVDASDGASDIPGVKENELYLPLTRANAESLSCRATNTPLTPPVIATLKIKLFLSAYNVTINWVRGTFEDALSAGRPAIVQCVARGSYPQPELTWWLDHRHLTQHSNQSWDNATRKAQSFLELTPAVTDNGATLACVATNTAMEPGRDSKADVIILNVTYSPIVELSKLGDGRLNEVVELDSLHLECEVKANPPVEKFTWYFNDIEIRPHSLWGSQIFSQTLLVEEATRRHAGRYSCAARNSVGETRAESINIDVFYPPECIDHGITMVKETLKCNVKALPPPDTFFWHIQPTDEDVQHLTTGSAILPLTQITGTLSRSLDTSCEAGNGIASQEKPCRRTFSFELLRPPQPQQCDLAYEYEEFQMRCIPVENATYYEVSVWRMSTSNASLMLERRGSMGYGMSQALAQGEGVPWLVRGPLGNLRAEDEVGASACNRYGCSGSLLLRPTDILLNSAAVPWWKFLLGKDVGISIGVVVLLAVFVLSSVLVIRVARRVRSKPAPVIQVLQLDEVAREYLDNIGEHKVHASCSLRSCSSGYSDGSGETGPTIDRRRKPRLWEWDPPPPDVTLTLHRESAV, encoded by the exons ATGGACCATAGAATGCGCGTCATCGCGGCGCTTATATCTTTCGTGATCATTTCATCACCTATCTACGCTTTTATACCTGGTGCCGATG GGCCAGTTATAGCCCAGGAGGCGCTGGAGGGTGGCAACGCTACACTATACTGTGATACTTCTACTGACATTCTAAAAGATGAGCTGATGCTTCAAGTATGGTACAAAGACGATGTACCTATTTATAG TTATGACGCTAGGATATCAAGTGAATGGTCAAGCGCGTCTTACAATACGAGCGGGCGACTTCTAGCTGATCTGCAGAGACAGCCCACTGTCCTGACGGTGACAAACCTGAGGGGCGACGACCAAGCTTTGTACCATTGTCGGGTGGATTACCGTCTCGCACCCACTAGAAACGTTGGCGTCAACTTAACTGTTATTG TTCTACCAAGTCAACCGTTCTTTCTCGATGAGATTGGGAATAAAGTTGAGGAAAAGATAGGACCATACCACGAAGGCGACACTTTGCTTCTTAGCTGCTTAGTTATTGGAG GTCGACCTCCACCTCGTATCAGCTGGTATTCCGGCGATGAGCTGGTTGACGCTTCAGATGGCGCTAGTGACATTCCTGGCGTGAAAGAGAACGAACTATATCTACCTCTCACTCGGGCCAACGCAGAGTCGTTGTCTTGTAGAGCAACCAATACACCTCTCACACCGCCTGTAATAGCTACTTTGAAAATTAAACTCTTTT tatccgCCTACAACGTAACAATTAATTGGGTTCGCGGGACCTTTGAAGATGCACTTAGCGCTGGTAGACCAGCTATTGTACAGTGTGTAGCGCGCGGTTCCTACCCCCAACCCGAGCTGACCTGGTGGCTGGACCACCGTCATCTTACGCAACACAGCAATCAG AGCTGGGACAATGCGACCCGCAAAGCACAGTCGTTCTTGGAGCTGACCCCCGCCGTGACCGACAATGGCGCGACGCTGGCGTGCGTCGCAACAAACACTGCCATGGAGCCTGGCCGAGACTCAAAGGCTGACGTCATCATTCTTAATGTTACCT aTAGTCCAATAGTAGAATTATCCAAATTAGGAGATGGAAGACTGAACGAAGTGGTAGAGTTGGATAGTTTGCACCTGGAGTGCGAAGTGAAAGCCAACCCGCCAGTTGAAAAGTTTACATGGTATTTTAAT GATATAGAAATAAGGCCGCACAGTTTGTGGGGCAGCCAAATTTTCTCGCAAACCCTGCTGGTTGAGGAAGCGACGCGGAGACACGCTGGACGATACTCCTGCGCAGCTCGCAACAGCGTGGGAGAAACGAGAGCTGAATCCATCAATATAGATGTATTTt atccACCAGAATGTATTGACCACGGCATTACTATGGTGAAAGAAACCTTGAAATGTAACGTGAAAGCGTTACCACCGCCAGATACCTTTTTTTGGCACATCCAACCTACAGATGAGGACGTACAGCATCTTACCACTGGTTCGGCAATCCTACCACTCACGCAAATTACCGGGACACTATCAAGGAGCCTAGATACCAGTTGTGAAGCCGGAAACGGTATCGCGTCTCAAGAGAAGCCCTGTAGAAGGACTTTCAGCTTTGAGCTATTGAGGCCCCCGCAGCCGCAGCAATGCGACCTTGCGTATGAATACGAGGAATTTCAAATGAGATGTATTCCAG TTGAAAACGCAACGTACTACGAAGTCTCGGTTTGGCGAATGTCAACATCAAATGCTTCATTGATGCTAGAAAGACGAGGATCCATGGGATATGGGATGAGCCAGGCTTTAGCCCAAGGAGAAGGCGTCCCGTGGCTGGTGAGAGGACCCCTTGGAAACTTACGAGCGGAAGACGAAGTTGGCGCTTCTGCCTGTAACAGATACGGTTGCTCCGGCTCACTCCTGTTAAGACCTACAGATATATTGTTAAATTCTGCTGCTGTGCCGTGGTGGAAAT TTCTACTCGGAAAAGACGTGGGTATATCCATCGGAGTTGTAGTATTACTGGCAGTTTTCGTCCTATCTTCAGTTCTGGTAATACGCGTCGCTCGCCGCGTCCGGTCAAAGCCTGCACCCGTCATACAGGTTCTGCAGCTTGATGAGGTCGCGCGAGAATATCTTGATAATATAGGAG AGCATAAAGTTCACGCATCATGCAGCCTACGTTCATGCAGTAGCGGGTACTCGGATGGCTCGGGAGAAACTGGGCCCACCATAGACCGACGTCGCAAGCCGCGCCTCTGGGAATGGGACCCACCACCCCCTGACGTAACCCTCACTCTTCATAGAGAGAGTGCTGTATGA